The Blastopirellula marina genomic sequence CGCACTGCCGATCTCGTTTGAGTTGTTTCCCCCCAAGACCGACAAGGGAGTGCGGTCGCTCATGCTGCAGGTCGAGCAGTTGGTGAAGCACAAGCCCGCGTTCATTACCTGTACCTACGGTGCCGGTGGTTCGACGCGCGGACGCACGCTCGAGATCGTCGAAAAGGTCAAAACCATGTTCCAGGTGCCCGTTGCCGCGCACCTGACGGTAGTGGGTTCCAGTGTGGCCGACCTGCGTAGCTTCCTGGCCGAAGCTGAACGACGCGGAGTCGATTACATCGTTGCCCTGCGGGGTGACCCGCCGCAAGGGGAAACCACGTTCAAGCCGAACCCGAAGGGCCTGCGTTACGCCAACGAACTGGTCGAACTGATCAACGACGAATTCAGCGAACTGGGCGTGCTGGTCGCCGGCTATCCGGAAAAACACGTGGAAGCCCCCAGTGCCGAAGTCGATCTCGAAAACCTCAAACGCAAGGTCGACGCCGGTGCCCAGGTAATCGTTTCGCAACTG encodes the following:
- the metF gene encoding methylenetetrahydrofolate reductase [NAD(P)H]: MLSDFYKPGALPISFELFPPKTDKGVRSLMLQVEQLVKHKPAFITCTYGAGGSTRGRTLEIVEKVKTMFQVPVAAHLTVVGSSVADLRSFLAEAERRGVDYIVALRGDPPQGETTFKPNPKGLRYANELVELINDEFSELGVLVAGYPEKHVEAPSAEVDLENLKRKVDAGAQVIVSQLFFRNSDFYSWRERCEKAGITVPIVPGIFPINSLAQISKIAKMCGAGIPKQLFDKLSEKPDDAQWHKQVGTAYASQQVNDLLDNGVPGFHFYVLNQAEATGKILTALKGHQAKKKSGSPA